The Coffea arabica cultivar ET-39 chromosome 9e, Coffea Arabica ET-39 HiFi, whole genome shotgun sequence genome has a window encoding:
- the LOC113710747 gene encoding small ribosomal subunit protein uS11x, which yields MSKRRTREPKEENVTLGPAVRDGEQVFGVAHIFASFNDTFIHVTDLSGRETLVRITGGMKVKADRDESSPYAAMLAAQDIAQRCKELGITALHIKLRATGGNKTKTPGPGAQSALRALARSGMKIGRIEDATPIPTDSTRRKGGRRGRRL from the exons ATG TCGAAGAGGAGGACAAGGGAACCAAAGGAAGAGAACGTGACCCTCGGCCCTGCTGTGAGGGACGGAGAGCAAGTTTTTGGGGTTGCCCACATTTTTGCTTCATTCAATGACACCTTTATT CATGTTACTGATTTGTCTGGAAGAGAGACTTTGGTCCGTATCACTG GTGGCATGAAAGTGAAGGCTGATAGAGATGAATCATCCCCATATGCCGCTATGCTTGCAGCACAAGATATTGCTCAAAGATGCAAG GAACTTGGCATCACTGCCCTTCATATTAAGCTCCGAGCCACTGGTGGTAACAAGACAAAGACTCCAGGGCCTGGTGCTCAGTCTGCTCTTCGTGCCCTTGCTCGTTCTGGAATGAAAATTGGTCGTATAG AGGATGCGACTCCAATTCCTACTGATAGCACTCGCAGAAAGGGTGGTAGAAGGGGAAGAAGGCTGTAA